The Rhododendron vialii isolate Sample 1 chromosome 5a, ASM3025357v1 genome contains a region encoding:
- the LOC131326844 gene encoding uncharacterized protein LOC131326844 — protein MADKQNEKGSDSNDALGSTNDPFFIPHSDSPTAVLVTPLLSGDNYGTWLRAMTMALRAKNKLGFVDGSIEMPNDTSKLRQWERCNDLVSSWILNSTEIEIRGSILYAETAREVWLDLRDRFTQTNAPKVYQLKQAIGKTTQEDSSVSTYFTKMKALWDELSSVSTVQPCTCGHGKANAALHQQDRAMEFLQGLHERYSSLRSQILLMEPFPSAAKIYALVRQEEKQQEIHSSTPSVTMPEAAALTANSVSTNGKENWSAPSQNRANVSANFRGHHPNRSSNRYDVNSNQRNIGGDHRQTGKPRMHCDYCDRDNHNRDTCYRLHGYPTDKPRSSSNNRRLSSSSRI, from the coding sequence ATGGCAgataaacaaaatgaaaaaggttCCGATTCCAATGACGCCTTGGGATCAACCAATGATCCTTTCTTCATTCCTCATTCTGATAGTCCCACTGCTGTTTTAGTTACCCCTCTCCTCTCAGGAGATAACTATGGAACGTGGCTTCGCGCCATGACCATGGCACTTCGCGCTAAAAATAAGTTGGGCTTCGTTGACGGGTCAATCGAAATGCCCAATGATACCAGCAAGTTGCGTCAATGGGAGCGATGCAACGATCTAGTCAGTTCATGGATTCTCAACTCCACAGAAATTGAGATCCGTGGAAGTATTCTCTATGCTGAAACTGCTAGAGAAGTGTGGCTCGATCTTCGTGATCGATTCACCCAAACCAACGCACCGAAAGTCTATCAACTGAAGCAAGCCATAGGTAAAACAACACAAGAAGATTCTAGTGTCTCCACATATTTCACGAAGATGAAAGCACTATGGGATGAACTTAGTTCTGTCTCTACTGTGCAGCCTTGCACTTGTGGCCATGGAAAAGCGAATGCTGCTCTCCACCAACAAGATCGTGCCATGGAGTTCCTTCAAGGCCTCCATGAGCGCTATTCTAGTCTGCGAAGTCAGATTCTTTTAATGGAGCCATTTCCAAGTGCCGCCAAGATTTATGCTCTCGTGCGACAAGAAGAGAAGCAACAGGAAATACACTCTTCAACCCCTTCAGTTACCATGCCCGAAGCTGCTGCACTGACAGCCAACTCAGTTTCTACCAACGGCAAAGAAAATTGGTCTGCACCCTCTCAGAATCGTGCTAATGTTAGCGCCAATTTTAGGGGTCATCATCCAAACCGATCATCCAATCGGTACGATGTAAATTCTAATCAACGCAACATTGGTGGAGATCATCGCCAAACCGGGAAACCACGGATGCACTGTGATTACTGTGATCGTGACAACCATAACCGAGATACATGTTATAGGTTGCATGGTTATCCCACAGATAAACCAAGGAGTTCTTCAAATAACCGCAGACTTTCAAGTTCCTCAAGGATTTGA
- the LOC131325404 gene encoding casein kinase 1-like protein 1 has translation MEPLIGRKFRLGRKISSGSFGEIYLGTDIQTKEEVAIKLENAKTKHAQLLYESRLYRVLQRGTGIPNMRWFGVEGDYNVLVMDLLGHSLEDLFNLCSRKFSLKTVLMLADQMINLVEFVHSKSFLHRDIKPDNFLMGLGRRAKQVYIIDFGLAKKYRDNKTHQHVPYRENKSSTATPRYVSLNTHHGIEQSRGDDLESLGYILMYFLRGSIPWQGVKVGTKEQKHEKIHARKVETIEVLCQGYPTEFASYFNYCHNLRFDDTPDYAYLKRLFRDLLIRKGFHMLLCNMHHRRF, from the exons ATGGAGCCTCTTATCGGCCGCAAGTTCCGTCTCGGCCGGAAAATCAGCAGTGGATCGTTTGGAGAGATCTACCTTG GTACTGATATTCAGACAAAGGAAGAGGTTGCAATTAAGCTT GAAAATGCGAAGACAAAACACGCACAGTTGCTTTATGAATCAAGGCTGTACAGAGTTCTACAGAGAGGAA CTGGTATTCCGAACATGAGATGGTTTGGAGTCGAGGGAGATTATAATGTTCTAGTGATGGATTTGCTCGGACACAGTCTTGAAGACTTGTTCAATCTTTGCAGTAGGAAATTTTCTTTAAAGACCGTTCTTATGCTTGCAGATCAAATG ATCAACCTTGTGGAGTTTGTGCATTCTAAATCCTTTTTACATCGAGATATAAAGCCAGACAATTTTCTCATGGGCTTGGGAAGGCGCGCGAAACAG GTCTACATCATTGACTTCGGTCTGGCTAAGAAATACAGAGACAATAAAACCCACCAACATGTTCCATACAG AGAAAACAAAAGTTCGACTGCAACTCCAAGATACGTAAGTCTGAACACTCACCATGGCATTG AACAAAGCCGGGGGGACGATTTAGAATCGCTTGGATACATCCTCATGTACTTCCTAAGAGGAAG TATTCCTTGGCAGGGAGTGAAAGTAGGAACTAAGGAGCAGAAGCATGAAAAAATTCATGCAAGAAAGGTGGAAACCATTGAG GTTCTGTGCCAGGGTTATCCAACAGAGTTTGCATCATACTTCAACTACTGTCATAATCTAAGATTTGATGATACGCCAGATTATGCTTATTTGAAGAGATTGTTCCGAGACCTCCTTATTCGCAAAGGTTTTCATATGTTGCTTTGTAATATGCACCATAGGAGATTTTAG
- the LOC131325405 gene encoding uncharacterized protein LOC131325405: MYNLLLQFLTNSFEILRWYTHSLQSPSRRTVSIQTQTFSLGQMKCKKVLAFELWVHRSPMAQNLIINAGIVRMHIQGTSQNISTYGEKEERGNYGIGQSGDRFTWKSLWVVGRG, from the exons ATGTACAACCTTCTCCTTCAATTCCTAACAAACTCGTTCGAGATTCTCCGCTGGTATACCCATTCACTTCAGAGCCCGAGCCGCAGAACCGTTTCAATTCAGACCCAAAC TTTTTCATTGGGGCAGATGAAATGCAAGAAAGTGTTGGCTTTCGAATTATGGGTTCACCGTTCACCAATGGCTCAAAATCTCATTATTAATGCTGG TATTGTGAGGATGCATATTCAGGGTACAAGTCAGAACATCTCCACATATGgggagaaggaagaaagaggaaATTATGGAATTGGGCAATCTGGGGACAGATTCACTTGGAAATCACTATGGGTTGTGGGAAGAGGATGA